The Exiguobacterium aurantiacum DSM 6208 genome includes a window with the following:
- the ftsX gene encoding permease-like cell division protein FtsX, which translates to MIFKSGLRHLREGFKGTLRNGWMSFAAISAVTITLLLVGVFALVMFNVNEISQNVENDVEIQVFVTRTAEEANVEQLGQNIEQIPGVESVVFSSKDDELENFRNQLGEDANAYGAVEKDNPLHDRYIVKASDPLETETVADAVQSLENVDRVTYGQDYIDKMFAFFNGIRIGGLVLIVGLTLMAMFLISNTIKMTIFSRRREIEIMRLVGAKNGFIRWPFFIEGLLLGVLGALIPIAVVYFGYDVAYSALQPSLDQLNSDIFKLIDPSTLTTQVSLVLLALGAFIGIWGSTTSLGRFLKV; encoded by the coding sequence ATGATATTTAAAAGTGGACTCCGTCACTTACGGGAAGGGTTCAAAGGAACACTTCGCAACGGGTGGATGTCGTTTGCGGCCATCAGTGCCGTCACGATCACATTGTTACTCGTCGGGGTATTCGCCCTCGTCATGTTCAACGTCAATGAGATCTCACAAAACGTCGAGAACGACGTCGAGATCCAAGTGTTCGTCACCCGTACCGCCGAAGAGGCGAACGTCGAACAGCTCGGGCAAAACATCGAACAGATCCCCGGCGTCGAGTCGGTAGTGTTCAGCTCGAAAGATGATGAGCTCGAAAACTTCCGCAACCAGCTAGGGGAAGACGCGAACGCGTACGGCGCGGTCGAGAAAGACAACCCGCTCCACGACCGCTACATCGTCAAGGCGTCAGACCCGCTCGAGACCGAGACGGTCGCCGATGCGGTCCAGTCGCTTGAGAACGTCGATAGAGTCACGTATGGACAGGACTATATCGACAAGATGTTCGCCTTCTTCAACGGGATCCGCATCGGCGGACTCGTGTTGATCGTTGGGCTCACGCTCATGGCAATGTTCCTCATCTCGAACACGATCAAGATGACGATCTTCTCACGTCGCCGTGAGATCGAGATCATGCGTCTCGTCGGGGCGAAAAACGGCTTCATCCGTTGGCCGTTCTTCATCGAAGGACTCCTCCTCGGTGTTCTCGGTGCGCTCATCCCGATCGCCGTCGTCTATTTCGGTTACGACGTCGCATATAGTGCTTTACAACCATCGCTAGATCAATTGAATAGTGATATATTTAAGTTGATTGATCCATCGACGCTCACGACGCAAGTGTCGCTCGTCTTGCTTGCGCTCGGCGCGTTCATCGGGATCTGGGGATCGACGACATCGCTCGGTCGATTCTTAAAAGTCTAA